The following proteins are co-located in the Pedobacter sp. FW305-3-2-15-E-R2A2 genome:
- a CDS encoding sigma-54 dependent transcriptional regulator, with amino-acid sequence MDIQDIKNRFGIIGGSPLLNRAIDIARQVAPTDMSVLITGESGSGKEVFSHIIHQMSTRKHGAFIAVNCGAIPEGTIDSELFGHEKGSFTGAHEARKGYFEVANGGTIFLDEVAELPLGTQARLLRILESGEYLRVGSSKVQKTDVRIIAATNVDVYNRVKSGKFREDLYYRLNTVPLRIPALHERKEDIYLLFRKFSADFSDKYRSPGIQLEPEAIQLLSNYSWPGNVRQLKNIAEQICVLEKERNVTPAALLNYIPNESATNLPMAINGSNKEDYTERDILYKVLFDMKKDMMELKKLVAEIIQSGGNTSHIIADNPHYINQLYQEVDQTINEPTFTIKKPVQNAPVDYNYTQEAEEVEESLSLIDKESDLIKKALKKHKGKRKFAAQELGISERTLYRKIKELNLN; translated from the coding sequence TTGGACATACAAGACATTAAAAACCGGTTCGGGATCATAGGTGGCTCTCCGCTGTTGAACCGGGCAATAGATATCGCCAGACAAGTTGCACCAACCGACATGTCGGTTTTAATTACCGGAGAAAGCGGTAGTGGTAAAGAAGTTTTCTCTCATATCATTCATCAGATGAGTACCCGTAAACACGGGGCTTTTATTGCCGTAAACTGTGGCGCCATTCCTGAAGGAACGATAGATTCTGAATTGTTCGGACATGAAAAGGGCTCTTTTACAGGAGCTCATGAAGCCCGTAAAGGTTATTTTGAAGTAGCGAATGGCGGAACCATCTTTTTAGATGAGGTGGCAGAATTACCCTTGGGTACACAAGCACGCCTGTTGAGGATTCTGGAGAGTGGGGAATATTTACGTGTAGGTTCTTCCAAAGTACAAAAAACTGATGTGCGGATTATTGCTGCTACAAATGTGGATGTGTATAACCGGGTGAAATCAGGAAAATTCCGGGAGGATTTATATTACCGATTAAATACTGTTCCTTTACGTATTCCTGCACTACACGAAAGAAAGGAAGACATTTATCTATTATTCCGGAAATTTTCTGCCGACTTTAGTGACAAGTACAGAAGCCCGGGCATTCAGCTGGAGCCGGAAGCCATTCAATTACTCAGCAACTACAGCTGGCCGGGAAATGTAAGACAGCTAAAAAATATTGCAGAACAGATCTGCGTATTGGAGAAAGAACGGAATGTAACTCCCGCTGCATTACTAAATTATATTCCAAATGAAAGCGCCACCAATCTGCCCATGGCCATCAATGGCAGTAACAAGGAAGACTATACCGAAAGGGACATTCTTTACAAGGTACTGTTTGACATGAAAAAGGACATGATGGAGCTGAAGAAGTTAGTCGCAGAGATTATTCAGAGCGGAGGAAACACCTCGCATATCATTGCAGACAACCCTCATTACATTAACCAGCTTTATCAGGAAGTAGACCAGACGATTAATGAGCCGACATTTACGATCAAAAAGCCGGTTCAAAATGCGCCGGTAGATTATAATTATACCCAGGAAGCCGAAGAAGTCGAAGAATCGTTATCATTGATCGATAAAGAATCTGACCTGATCAAAAAAGCTTTGAAGAAACACAAGGGGAAACGTAAATTTGCAGCACAGGAACTTGGTATTTCTGAACGCACTTTATATAGAAAAATTAAAGAACTCAATTTAAACTAG
- a CDS encoding LptE family protein, with protein sequence MKKLYVPLILIVILFNSCSIKFNGASIPAEMKTVNIIFFENNAPLVVPNMSSKFTENLRNRIRNQTSLNMTTNEAHAIFSGTITNYDIRPTTMQDANTRGVTAGGTNRMSISVSVKYTNNLNQKMSFEENFERHLDFPTAGQSFQSQEQRLIDQVLDLLTEDIFNRAFANWN encoded by the coding sequence ATGAAAAAATTATATGTCCCTTTAATTTTAATCGTTATCCTCTTCAACTCCTGTTCCATTAAGTTTAATGGGGCCTCTATTCCTGCGGAGATGAAAACGGTGAACATTATCTTTTTTGAAAACAATGCGCCATTGGTAGTTCCTAATATGTCCAGTAAGTTTACTGAAAATTTGAGGAACAGGATCCGTAACCAGACCAGTCTGAATATGACCACCAATGAGGCCCATGCTATTTTCTCCGGAACCATTACGAATTATGACATCCGCCCAACGACCATGCAGGATGCCAATACCCGCGGAGTAACGGCAGGTGGAACCAACAGGATGAGCATCTCGGTAAGTGTTAAATACACGAATAACCTGAATCAGAAAATGAGCTTCGAAGAAAATTTTGAGCGACATCTGGATTTTCCAACAGCGGGACAAAGCTTTCAGTCCCAGGAACAACGTCTGATAGACCAGGTTCTTGATTTACTTACAGAGGATATTTTTAACCGTGCATTTGCAAATTGGAATTGA
- the secG gene encoding preprotein translocase subunit SecG, producing MLFLIILLIIVCIALALFVLIQNPKGGGLATGGSGSNMFGVQRTGDVLEKGTWVLLALIVVLTLSITTIAKSGGSTSAVDSKIQEHLDKIPTPSPLGTTAPAGQAPATAAPAAGDSTKK from the coding sequence ATGCTTTTTTTAATTATTTTATTAATCATTGTCTGCATCGCCTTAGCGCTATTTGTTTTGATACAAAATCCTAAAGGTGGTGGCCTTGCAACAGGTGGATCAGGCAGCAACATGTTTGGCGTTCAACGTACTGGTGACGTTCTTGAAAAAGGCACTTGGGTATTATTAGCATTGATCGTAGTACTTACTTTGTCAATTACTACCATTGCAAAATCAGGTGGCTCTACTTCTGCAGTAGATTCTAAAATTCAGGAGCACCTGGATAAGATCCCTACTCCATCTCCACTTGGAACAACTGCACCTGCTGGTCAGGCACCTGCAACAGCAGCTCCTGCAGCCGGAGACAGCACAAAGAAATAA
- the groES gene encoding co-chaperone GroES, with amino-acid sequence MALNIKPIADRVVIEAAPAEEKTASGIYIPDTAKEKPQQGTVVAVGPGKYAESTGNLIPLSVKAGDQVLYGKYGGTEITFEGKEYLIMRESDLYAVL; translated from the coding sequence ATGGCTTTAAACATTAAACCCATTGCAGATAGAGTAGTCATTGAAGCTGCTCCTGCCGAAGAAAAAACAGCTTCGGGTATTTATATTCCTGATACAGCTAAAGAAAAACCTCAGCAAGGAACAGTAGTTGCAGTAGGACCAGGCAAATATGCTGAGTCTACAGGTAATCTAATCCCATTGAGCGTTAAAGCTGGCGATCAGGTTTTATATGGTAAATACGGTGGTACTGAAATTACTTTTGAAGGTAAAGAGTACCTTATCATGCGTGAGTCTGATCTTTACGCAGTCCTTTAA
- the groL gene encoding chaperonin GroEL (60 kDa chaperone family; promotes refolding of misfolded polypeptides especially under stressful conditions; forms two stacked rings of heptamers to form a barrel-shaped 14mer; ends can be capped by GroES; misfolded proteins enter the barrel where they are refolded when GroES binds), which translates to MAKQVKYNVEARDALKRGVDILANAVKVTLGPKGRNVIIDKKFGSPAITKDGVTVAKEIELKDPIENMGAQMVKEVASKTADIAGDGTTTATVLAQAIVTAGIKNVAAGANPMDLKRGIDKAVTAIVANLKSQSQTVGEDNNKIKQVASISANNDEVIGSLIAEAMGKVGKDGVITVEEAKGTETEVKTVEGMQFDRGYLSPYFVTNADKMEAELENPYILIYDKKISNMKELLPVLEKQVQTGKPLLIIAEDLDGEALATLVVNKIRGSLKVVAVKAPGFGDRRKAMLEDIAILTGGTVISEERGYKLENADLSYLGTAEKVLVDKDNTTVINGAGKSEDIKARVNQIKAQIETTTSDYDKEKLQERLAKLAGGVAVLYVGAASEVEMKEKKDRVDDALHATRAAVEEGIVAGGGVAFIRAIEALEGMKGSNDDETTGIAIVKRAIEEPLRQICQNAGIEGSIVVQKVKEGKADFGYNARTDVYENLIAAGVIDPTKVGRVALENAASIAAMLLTTEVVLADDPEDAPAGAGMPPMGGGGMGGMM; encoded by the coding sequence ATGGCAAAGCAAGTAAAATATAATGTAGAAGCCCGTGACGCCCTGAAAAGAGGTGTGGATATTTTGGCGAATGCAGTAAAAGTAACTCTAGGTCCTAAAGGACGTAATGTAATTATTGACAAAAAATTTGGTTCACCTGCGATCACTAAAGATGGTGTAACGGTAGCTAAAGAAATTGAATTAAAAGACCCAATTGAAAATATGGGTGCTCAAATGGTTAAAGAAGTGGCTTCTAAAACTGCAGATATCGCAGGTGACGGAACTACAACTGCAACTGTATTGGCACAGGCAATCGTAACTGCTGGTATTAAAAACGTTGCTGCTGGTGCAAATCCTATGGATTTGAAACGTGGTATCGACAAAGCTGTTACTGCAATCGTTGCAAACTTGAAGTCTCAGTCTCAGACTGTAGGTGAAGACAATAACAAAATCAAACAAGTTGCTTCTATCTCAGCAAACAATGATGAAGTTATCGGCTCTCTTATTGCTGAAGCAATGGGTAAAGTAGGTAAAGATGGTGTAATTACTGTAGAAGAAGCAAAAGGTACTGAAACTGAAGTAAAAACAGTGGAAGGTATGCAGTTTGACCGCGGTTACCTGTCTCCATACTTCGTAACTAATGCAGATAAAATGGAAGCGGAATTAGAAAACCCTTACATTTTAATCTATGATAAAAAAATCAGCAACATGAAAGAATTGCTGCCGGTTTTAGAAAAACAAGTACAAACAGGAAAACCATTATTGATCATTGCTGAAGACTTAGATGGTGAAGCATTGGCTACATTGGTAGTAAACAAGATCCGTGGATCTCTGAAAGTTGTTGCTGTTAAAGCACCAGGTTTCGGTGACCGTAGAAAAGCAATGTTAGAAGACATCGCGATCTTAACTGGTGGTACTGTAATTTCTGAAGAAAGAGGTTATAAATTAGAGAATGCTGACCTTAGTTATTTAGGTACTGCTGAGAAAGTGCTTGTTGACAAAGACAACACTACTGTAATCAACGGTGCTGGTAAGTCTGAAGACATCAAAGCTCGTGTTAACCAGATCAAAGCTCAAATCGAGACTACTACATCTGATTATGACAAAGAGAAATTACAAGAGCGTCTGGCTAAATTAGCTGGCGGTGTTGCTGTTCTTTATGTTGGTGCAGCTTCTGAAGTTGAAATGAAAGAGAAAAAAGACCGCGTAGACGATGCATTACATGCAACACGCGCTGCGGTTGAAGAAGGTATTGTTGCCGGTGGTGGTGTTGCTTTCATCCGTGCTATTGAAGCATTAGAAGGAATGAAAGGTAGCAACGATGATGAAACTACCGGTATTGCTATTGTAAAACGTGCGATCGAAGAACCATTACGTCAAATCTGCCAAAATGCGGGTATTGAAGGTTCTATCGTAGTACAAAAAGTTAAAGAAGGTAAAGCTGACTTTGGCTACAATGCACGTACTGATGTATATGAGAACTTAATTGCTGCCGGTGTGATCGATCCAACTAAAGTTGGTCGTGTAGCATTAGAAAACGCAGCTTCTATCGCAGCGATGTTGTTAACAACAGAAGTGGTATTGGCTGATGATCCTGAAGATGCTCCTGCTGGTGCAGGTATGCCTCCAATGGGTGGTGGTGGTATGGGTGGAATGATGTAA
- a CDS encoding PKD domain-containing protein, whose translation MVKRFAFLTIIVFFCQLTGAFSQIILTVADPGPYTPGSGITAMLELQEGSCFKPGNVFELYLSDANGNFSGNNRIGTYNGFYTTFVNGVIPAVLPGMNYRLQVKSTSPSFVSNPSVPFEIKAGPTVSAAVGSSPELPTAGPSATKEAFGRCPGIANVVFDFTNTSTVSSIVTASIQNELSKLNVANLTFSPESPIQSFTAPLGHYTLIVKAGLNGTMSTKAYMLINNTTNNSFGTTGGSIVCLPGGYLQFPVDLTQNGIKNNYPGTTYQIDWGDSQGRPEVYTLCDLQLGYVRHEYLLPSCGSPVYNTGTGPRYNVFGINIAAVSPFCGITGGELSTYVKVVKKPENSFSYPATGCTGSTINFLNTSMLGESEANNPICADNDVKYNWYVDNVKKAANLPRSAIFQYRFTSPGIYSIKLESVTSGQCNGESVTRQICIQNPPKPDFDFNGITNTHCAPFEIQAHDKSILDNRCGTNHTYNWVVTKSNRNANSSEVTFTNGIPQPTFKFLKQGTYEITLKISSAACGEVSTAPPQRIIIIDSTPTITLASKVDLCRPGLYKYDDQTTGPTKVVFFGTELDVADTYTWAITAADGTPLTNADFSFENGTKVNSKFPDILFKQYLSYKVAVTHKNSCGSITREQLITFYPSPIVKITADKNPICYDASVNLTGVVSNGNYIASRWVGAGTFSNQVDNLSSNYIPTQQERDLHKATIKLIVSTNLTGLCAEVEDVIEIGIFPKNAGTNAAQQICSGSPLSYDPATGISLPGSSFSWTAKNTDLNAGNSFSPAGSGKILDVILNSSSTDNAVVVYEITPSLNGCAGIPFTFTVTVYPKPSATAVLSKPVICSSGLSGITLTPSFPGIKYTWTSVATNGVTGNHDQLIPTATTAINETLVNTGDRAGTVTYKIIPVSATGCPGEEITVIITVDPAVTVATAGRDISICEALTSRLDGNQPKSTETGAWLLTSGQTGVTFSDLHSPNAVVSGLVAGETYTFSWTISGTGTCNPSVATVRITVNPPTIAGTLAGDRTTVCYGVNTGQITLTGHIGTIQRWESSTDGSSWLIIDNTSPILNFSNLTLTTQYRAVLKNGACDEKTTAAIPITIIPAISIAAAGADQQHCNVLVFQLSGNVPNTGNGESGRWSMIQGDPNALITDPRAPQTTVTAVSPGTYKFRWTITGSAICDPTADEVSITNLPGIINIIGNPRPIVCYGQVINITNTALSGGDNTYIYIWENSRNGIDWNVIPDQNGADLNFNLLETLSFRRIVKSGACTEPSNVIRIIALPPITNNTISAPQTICPGLTPAKLEGTLPQGGNGSNYLYQWQSSLDGSAWANIPGAKFQDHQPAVLGVTTHFRRLAGSIECSGALQNESSPIKITVKPNAKAAFSFNTDKGCIPFNIDAENIKALPFPEGNSTYIWYANGVKIGEGIVFPGYTISTSNQSVVIKLVTSSSQNCLPDEFSHTFGTQQNVTAAYTQSATEGCGPLLVNFVNTSTSLTNATFKWDFGNGTTSTQTLAPPVTFLPDPSGDDISYTVTLTAITSCGENTFTSAILVKAKPKAVFSPDKVAGCSPMKVTFSNTSPGATNTFYYDFGDGSPIFTTRDKSSVEHIYNTLITQDFTVKMIAENECGTNEQSFVIRVAPNTITPELVVNANEKEGCAPFTVNFYNNSKGANLFKYDFGDGATLLTRTAPEVVPHTFERPGIYTVNLTASNGCSVVSTSETITVLEQPLTAFSANNTTGCPGMVVKFINTSTGAVSQLWDFGDGTSSNEFEPSHVYSGQESFYTVTLTTTNGLGCTHRLIQRNFIHIVSAPIAQFSVKPGVQISIPNYTFSFVDESNNTPDQWSWDFGDHTSSALKNPSHTYLDTGLYKVTLKVSNQQGCFTETNRFVRITGVPGYLFLPNSFIPGSETNELRRFSAKGSGIRSWQFSIYDKWGEKMWETTLLEEGRPVEGWDGTFKGQPMPQGVYYWKVDVQMINGSEWKGMTYGAAAPKRTGPIHLIR comes from the coding sequence ATGGTAAAACGCTTTGCTTTTTTAACCATTATCGTATTTTTTTGCCAGTTAACGGGGGCCTTTTCTCAAATCATTCTTACTGTTGCTGATCCAGGTCCTTATACCCCTGGCTCCGGTATCACCGCTATGCTTGAACTCCAGGAAGGCAGTTGCTTTAAGCCTGGAAATGTGTTTGAACTTTACCTGTCTGACGCCAATGGGAATTTTAGCGGCAATAATAGAATTGGAACCTACAATGGTTTTTACACAACCTTCGTTAACGGAGTAATTCCCGCAGTACTTCCGGGAATGAATTATCGGCTTCAAGTCAAATCGACCAGTCCCTCCTTTGTTTCTAATCCTTCGGTCCCGTTTGAGATTAAAGCAGGTCCAACTGTTTCCGCAGCAGTCGGCTCATCACCGGAGTTGCCAACTGCAGGCCCGAGTGCAACAAAAGAGGCTTTTGGTCGATGCCCTGGGATTGCCAACGTCGTCTTTGACTTTACCAATACTTCTACGGTGTCAAGCATCGTCACGGCCAGTATTCAAAATGAGCTCAGCAAATTAAATGTAGCCAATCTGACCTTTAGTCCTGAATCACCAATTCAAAGCTTTACCGCTCCATTGGGTCATTATACATTGATCGTCAAGGCAGGTTTAAATGGTACAATGAGCACAAAGGCCTACATGCTCATCAACAACACCACGAACAATAGTTTTGGCACCACTGGAGGAAGTATTGTTTGTTTGCCGGGAGGATATCTCCAGTTTCCGGTAGATCTAACTCAGAACGGAATTAAAAACAATTACCCGGGAACTACCTACCAAATAGACTGGGGAGATTCACAAGGCAGACCTGAAGTATATACCCTTTGCGACCTCCAGTTGGGATACGTACGTCACGAATACCTTTTACCCTCTTGTGGAAGTCCTGTATACAATACAGGAACAGGCCCCAGATATAATGTATTTGGAATAAACATTGCCGCCGTAAGTCCATTCTGTGGCATAACGGGAGGGGAGCTTTCCACCTATGTGAAAGTGGTTAAAAAACCTGAAAATAGTTTCAGTTATCCGGCCACGGGTTGTACCGGCAGCACAATTAATTTTCTAAATACCTCTATGCTGGGAGAAAGCGAAGCCAATAATCCCATCTGTGCAGACAATGATGTGAAATACAACTGGTATGTAGATAATGTTAAAAAAGCAGCTAATTTACCCAGATCAGCTATTTTCCAATATCGTTTTACAAGCCCGGGAATTTATTCCATCAAATTAGAGTCTGTCACCAGTGGGCAATGTAACGGTGAATCTGTTACACGTCAGATTTGCATTCAAAATCCACCCAAACCGGACTTTGATTTCAATGGCATCACCAATACACATTGTGCTCCATTTGAAATTCAGGCACATGACAAGTCCATCCTTGACAATCGCTGTGGCACCAACCATACCTACAATTGGGTGGTGACCAAATCAAACCGTAATGCCAACTCCTCAGAAGTCACTTTTACCAATGGAATTCCGCAACCAACATTTAAATTTTTAAAACAGGGAACCTACGAGATTACCTTAAAAATCAGTAGCGCCGCCTGTGGGGAAGTGAGCACAGCTCCTCCGCAGCGAATCATTATCATTGACAGTACTCCTACTATTACGCTGGCCTCAAAAGTTGACCTTTGCAGACCGGGCCTGTATAAATATGATGACCAGACTACCGGTCCAACCAAGGTCGTGTTTTTCGGAACTGAGCTAGATGTTGCAGACACTTATACCTGGGCAATAACTGCAGCAGATGGAACACCGCTGACCAACGCAGACTTTAGCTTTGAGAACGGGACAAAAGTAAACAGTAAGTTTCCGGACATTCTATTCAAACAATACCTGAGCTATAAAGTAGCTGTGACTCATAAAAACAGTTGTGGATCGATTACCAGGGAGCAGTTGATTACCTTCTATCCTTCCCCTATTGTTAAAATTACAGCAGACAAAAATCCCATCTGTTATGATGCTTCCGTAAACCTGACCGGAGTGGTGTCCAATGGCAATTATATAGCCAGCAGATGGGTCGGAGCAGGCACCTTCTCTAATCAGGTCGACAATCTGAGTAGCAATTATATTCCAACACAACAGGAACGGGACTTACACAAAGCGACCATAAAACTGATCGTCAGTACAAACCTTACCGGGCTTTGTGCGGAGGTGGAAGATGTCATTGAAATTGGAATTTTTCCTAAAAATGCCGGAACAAATGCAGCGCAACAGATCTGCTCGGGCAGCCCTCTTTCTTACGATCCGGCTACGGGTATAAGTCTGCCGGGAAGCAGTTTTAGCTGGACCGCAAAAAATACCGATCTGAATGCCGGAAACTCATTTAGTCCTGCAGGATCAGGAAAAATATTAGATGTTATCCTCAATTCCAGCAGTACTGATAACGCTGTTGTCGTTTATGAAATTACACCTTCACTGAATGGCTGTGCAGGAATTCCATTTACATTTACCGTAACGGTATACCCCAAACCTTCGGCTACCGCAGTGCTTTCAAAACCTGTAATTTGCAGTAGCGGTCTTTCCGGAATTACGTTAACACCAAGTTTTCCTGGCATCAAATACACCTGGACAAGTGTGGCCACCAATGGCGTAACAGGAAACCATGATCAGCTGATACCTACAGCAACTACTGCCATCAATGAAACATTGGTCAATACCGGAGATCGGGCCGGAACTGTCACCTACAAGATCATTCCGGTTTCTGCAACGGGATGCCCAGGTGAAGAAATTACGGTCATCATCACGGTAGATCCGGCTGTCACCGTAGCAACCGCCGGAAGGGATATCAGCATTTGTGAAGCATTAACCTCTAGACTGGATGGAAATCAGCCTAAGTCAACTGAAACAGGGGCCTGGTTGCTGACTTCAGGGCAAACAGGCGTTACATTTTCTGACCTCCATTCTCCAAACGCAGTGGTCAGCGGACTCGTTGCTGGAGAAACCTATACCTTCAGCTGGACAATATCCGGCACAGGAACCTGTAATCCATCCGTTGCCACTGTCCGTATTACCGTTAACCCGCCAACCATAGCAGGAACACTTGCAGGAGACCGAACTACTGTTTGTTACGGCGTAAATACCGGACAGATTACCTTAACCGGACACATCGGGACGATACAACGATGGGAAAGTTCAACTGATGGCAGCAGCTGGCTGATAATCGACAATACGAGCCCTATCTTAAACTTCAGTAACCTAACCCTAACCACCCAATACCGCGCAGTGCTGAAAAATGGTGCTTGCGACGAAAAAACAACGGCAGCAATCCCCATTACCATAATTCCTGCAATCAGTATCGCAGCAGCCGGTGCGGATCAGCAACACTGCAATGTGCTCGTTTTCCAGCTTTCAGGAAATGTGCCAAACACCGGCAACGGAGAAAGCGGCAGATGGTCCATGATACAAGGCGATCCCAATGCCCTGATTACTGACCCCAGAGCTCCGCAAACTACAGTTACAGCAGTTAGTCCCGGGACTTATAAATTCCGATGGACGATTACCGGCTCTGCAATCTGTGATCCTACGGCTGATGAAGTCAGCATTACGAATCTTCCCGGGATTATCAATATCATTGGCAATCCAAGACCCATAGTTTGCTATGGACAGGTCATTAATATTACCAATACTGCTCTTTCAGGCGGAGACAATACTTATATCTATATTTGGGAAAATAGCCGCAATGGAATTGATTGGAACGTCATCCCCGATCAGAACGGAGCAGACTTAAACTTTAACCTTCTGGAAACTTTAAGCTTCAGAAGGATCGTGAAAAGTGGAGCTTGTACGGAGCCCAGCAATGTGATTCGTATTATCGCCTTGCCGCCAATTACCAACAATACCATCAGCGCTCCTCAGACCATTTGTCCCGGATTGACACCCGCAAAACTGGAAGGAACGCTCCCACAAGGAGGAAACGGTAGCAATTACCTTTACCAATGGCAATCCAGTCTGGACGGATCTGCCTGGGCTAATATTCCAGGAGCAAAATTTCAGGACCATCAACCTGCTGTGCTTGGCGTCACGACCCATTTCCGACGTTTAGCAGGTAGTATTGAATGCAGCGGGGCATTGCAAAATGAAAGCAGCCCGATTAAGATTACCGTAAAACCAAATGCGAAGGCTGCGTTCAGCTTTAATACCGATAAAGGGTGTATCCCCTTTAATATTGATGCAGAAAACATAAAGGCCCTCCCCTTTCCTGAAGGAAATAGCACCTATATCTGGTATGCAAATGGCGTTAAAATAGGAGAAGGAATTGTATTTCCAGGATACACCATTTCGACCAGCAATCAATCTGTAGTGATCAAACTCGTGACCAGCAGCAGTCAGAATTGCCTTCCTGATGAATTCAGTCATACCTTCGGTACCCAGCAAAATGTAACCGCCGCTTATACACAAAGTGCAACCGAAGGTTGCGGACCCTTATTGGTAAATTTCGTCAACACCTCTACTTCTCTGACCAATGCAACCTTCAAATGGGATTTTGGAAATGGTACAACTTCCACACAAACCTTAGCCCCTCCGGTCACATTTTTACCTGACCCATCGGGAGATGACATCAGCTATACCGTGACTTTAACTGCAATTACTTCTTGTGGTGAAAACACATTCACTTCTGCTATTTTAGTAAAAGCGAAACCGAAAGCAGTATTCTCTCCGGATAAAGTAGCTGGTTGTTCCCCCATGAAAGTAACGTTCAGCAATACCTCTCCGGGGGCGACAAATACCTTTTACTATGATTTTGGAGATGGCAGCCCGATATTTACCACCAGGGATAAATCCTCCGTTGAGCATATCTATAATACCCTGATCACGCAGGATTTTACCGTAAAAATGATTGCAGAGAATGAATGTGGAACAAATGAGCAAAGTTTTGTCATCAGGGTAGCACCCAATACCATCACACCTGAACTCGTGGTGAATGCCAATGAAAAAGAAGGATGTGCCCCATTCACAGTAAACTTCTACAACAATTCCAAAGGTGCCAATCTATTTAAGTATGATTTTGGGGATGGCGCCACCCTGCTGACCAGAACCGCTCCGGAGGTCGTTCCCCATACCTTCGAAAGACCCGGAATCTATACCGTGAATCTGACCGCCTCCAATGGCTGTTCCGTGGTCAGTACCTCCGAAACCATCACCGTGCTGGAACAACCTTTAACGGCTTTCAGTGCCAACAATACGACCGGTTGTCCGGGAATGGTAGTTAAATTTATCAATACCAGCACCGGTGCTGTTTCCCAGCTCTGGGACTTTGGCGACGGGACCAGCTCCAACGAGTTTGAGCCCTCACATGTTTATTCAGGCCAGGAATCTTTCTATACCGTCACATTAACGACAACAAATGGACTGGGCTGTACCCACCGCCTGATACAACGCAATTTCATTCACATTGTAAGTGCTCCAATTGCACAGTTCAGTGTAAAACCAGGCGTTCAGATCAGCATCCCGAATTACACCTTCAGCTTTGTCGACGAAAGCAACAATACTCCTGATCAATGGAGCTGGGACTTTGGGGACCATACCAGCTCTGCATTAAAGAACCCAAGTCATACCTATCTTGATACCGGATTGTATAAAGTTACCCTTAAAGTAAGCAACCAGCAGGGCTGCTTTACGGAGACCAATAGATTCGTTCGCATTACCGGGGTTCCCGGGTATTTATTTCTGCCAAATTCTTTTATTCCGGGAAGTGAAACAAATGAGTTGCGACGCTTCAGTGCCAAAGGTTCCGGTATCAGATCATGGCAGTTCAGTATCTATGACAAATGGGGTGAAAAGATGTGGGAAACTACCTTACTGGAAGAAGGCCGGCCTGTAGAAGGATGGGATGGTACCTTTAAAGGGCAACCCATGCCACAGGGTGTGTACTACTGGAAAGTTGATGTCCAGATGATCAACGGATCGGAATGGAAAGGCATGACTTATGGCGCCGCTGCACCTAAACGCACAGGGCCAATACACCTAATCAGATAA